One Paenibacillus sp. FSL H7-0737 DNA segment encodes these proteins:
- a CDS encoding carbohydrate ABC transporter permease, giving the protein MNAGWSERLRRNGFGWGLVLPSLLFLCLFTYYPMFKSFWLSFYEKNLATPEPLFVGFDNYANLLHDNVFMKVFSNNIWFAIGTVPTSLALAFLMALFADKAIKGRGLARLSFFYPNMIPMIAVANIWLFLYTPHFGLFARLASWIADQPVNLLGTPDTVMGALVIMMIWKEAGYFMIFYLAGMQQIPKDLYEAAAVSGVGTFTSIRRITIPLTMPTTLFVAVVAITNSFKLVDHLWIMTKGGPNNASNLLLYYIYESTFNFYDQGMAASMTVVMIVLLLLISSLQFFGWDRKIHYE; this is encoded by the coding sequence ATGAATGCCGGATGGAGTGAGAGGCTTAGACGAAACGGATTCGGCTGGGGACTAGTGTTGCCTTCGCTGCTCTTTCTTTGCTTGTTTACTTATTACCCTATGTTTAAATCGTTCTGGCTTAGCTTTTATGAGAAAAATTTGGCGACTCCTGAGCCTCTGTTCGTCGGTTTTGACAATTACGCTAATCTATTGCACGACAATGTCTTTATGAAGGTGTTCAGTAACAATATATGGTTCGCCATTGGCACAGTACCCACTTCATTAGCTTTGGCTTTCTTGATGGCACTGTTTGCCGACAAGGCGATAAAAGGGCGGGGACTGGCACGTCTTTCATTTTTCTATCCGAATATGATCCCGATGATCGCTGTGGCGAACATCTGGTTGTTTCTGTATACCCCTCATTTTGGGCTCTTTGCCAGACTGGCTTCATGGATCGCGGATCAGCCTGTGAATTTGCTGGGAACACCTGATACGGTGATGGGCGCATTAGTCATCATGATGATTTGGAAAGAAGCCGGATATTTTATGATTTTTTATTTAGCAGGAATGCAGCAGATTCCCAAGGATTTATATGAAGCGGCTGCAGTAAGCGGAGTCGGTACATTCACTTCCATCCGCAGAATCACAATTCCGCTCACGATGCCGACTACGTTGTTCGTGGCTGTTGTGGCGATAACCAATTCTTTTAAGCTGGTAGACCATCTCTGGATTATGACAAAGGGCGGTCCGAATAATGCAAGTAATCTGCTGCTTTATTATATCTACGAGTCCACCTTTAATTTCTACGATCAAGGGATGGCCGCATCGATGACGGTGGTCATGATCGTGCTGCTGCTCCTGATTTCCTCTTTACAGTTTTTTGGCTGGGATCGGAAAATCCATTATGAATAG
- a CDS encoding ABC transporter substrate-binding protein — protein MLKQTKTILTLLSVSMLAVAGCGQSNNSTAEAKENTAQPTAIAATPESTETPTAKPVEITFYYPVNVGGPLTKVIDGMASAFMEQHPEIKVNPVYTGNYGDNTVKIQAGVQAKQPPDVAVMMSTELYSMLDMNAIIPLDDFIAKDTDIQMADFYPAFVEDTQSEGKTYSLPFQRSTIVMYYNKEMFKAAGLDPEKPPTTWNELVTYAKKLNKDGHVGLEIPGNDDSYWMFQMLARQNTSDPKQNIMSSDGKKAMFDTPENVEALQFWLDLSHKYKAMPEGVIDWATVPTDFIQGKTAMMMHTSGNLTNVKNNAKFEFGVAFPPAQNQFGSPTGGGNLYIFKDTSPEKQAAAWEFAKYMTASEQAALFSSSSGYVGVRKSAYDTDAMKKYTADFPQALVARDQLEYAFRELSTHNHGKVSTAITNQIQAALAGEIDAAGALKKAQAEADQALAPFNK, from the coding sequence ATGCTAAAGCAAACCAAAACCATTCTAACACTGCTATCCGTCTCAATGCTGGCAGTAGCGGGCTGCGGACAATCTAATAACAGTACGGCAGAAGCCAAAGAAAATACCGCTCAACCCACAGCAATCGCTGCAACTCCGGAATCCACAGAGACTCCAACCGCTAAGCCAGTGGAGATTACATTTTATTATCCGGTTAATGTTGGTGGTCCCCTTACAAAAGTAATCGATGGGATGGCTAGTGCATTCATGGAGCAGCACCCGGAAATTAAGGTTAATCCCGTGTACACAGGTAATTACGGTGACAATACCGTGAAAATTCAAGCAGGTGTGCAGGCCAAACAGCCACCGGATGTCGCGGTCATGATGTCAACAGAGCTGTACAGTATGCTCGATATGAATGCAATCATTCCGCTGGATGATTTTATTGCAAAGGACACGGATATTCAGATGGCTGATTTTTATCCCGCCTTTGTAGAGGATACACAGTCTGAAGGTAAAACGTACAGCCTGCCTTTTCAGCGGAGCACGATTGTTATGTATTACAACAAAGAAATGTTCAAAGCCGCAGGACTTGATCCAGAGAAACCACCCACTACATGGAATGAGCTTGTAACCTATGCTAAGAAGCTGAACAAAGACGGTCACGTGGGGCTGGAAATTCCGGGCAATGATGATTCGTATTGGATGTTTCAAATGCTTGCACGGCAAAATACTTCCGATCCGAAGCAAAACATAATGTCCTCCGATGGCAAAAAAGCGATGTTCGATACGCCGGAAAATGTGGAGGCATTGCAATTCTGGTTAGATTTGTCCCATAAATACAAGGCGATGCCGGAAGGTGTTATTGATTGGGCAACCGTTCCGACAGATTTCATTCAAGGCAAAACAGCCATGATGATGCATACAAGCGGCAACTTAACCAACGTAAAAAATAACGCGAAGTTCGAATTCGGCGTAGCGTTCCCACCCGCACAAAACCAATTTGGATCACCTACTGGAGGAGGTAACCTGTATATTTTCAAGGACACATCTCCTGAAAAACAAGCTGCAGCTTGGGAATTTGCCAAATATATGACGGCTTCAGAACAAGCTGCCCTCTTTAGCAGCTCATCCGGTTATGTTGGCGTAAGAAAATCTGCATACGATACAGATGCTATGAAGAAGTATACAGCGGATTTCCCGCAAGCATTGGTAGCGAGAGATCAATTGGAATATGCGTTCCGGGAATTGTCCACTCATAATCATGGTAAAGTATCGACGGCAATTACGAACCAGATTCAAGCGGCATTGGCAGGAGAGATTGATGCAGCAGGTGCACTTAAAAAGGCTCAAGCAGAAGCAGATCAGGCACTTGCTCCCTTCAATAAGTAA
- a CDS encoding DUF6923 family protein, whose translation MRLKRLFSLICAGVLTTSSLSLVASATPVGPDNLVNTEVEISAESTSATTAGTWHEVSKQTFWLLDALERGQGVATDGNSWIFNSSYGLLRTGLDGKSVKARNELAIPLEIASQGGDHIGDISYYNGKIYAPIEDGKNYQHPYIALYDVNTLKYTGTSYALPLNLHIGGVPWVAVDAARGQVYTAQWSNASVLNVLSLDDMHVITTIPLSQSIDRIQGAEVYNGVLYASTDNATQTVYQIDPETGNVSVAFDRNLPSGTEAQGIAVLPTADGAQLHILDVGSNRISVNFRHYAF comes from the coding sequence ATGAGATTAAAGAGATTATTCAGTCTGATTTGCGCGGGGGTACTTACGACCAGTTCTTTATCTTTAGTAGCATCTGCCACACCAGTCGGACCGGATAACCTAGTAAACACCGAGGTAGAAATCAGTGCAGAGTCAACTTCAGCTACAACTGCTGGAACTTGGCATGAAGTATCTAAGCAAACCTTCTGGTTACTTGATGCCCTGGAACGGGGACAAGGGGTGGCTACAGACGGGAATTCATGGATCTTTAATTCCTCGTATGGGCTCTTACGGACTGGACTTGATGGAAAATCCGTAAAAGCACGGAATGAATTGGCTATTCCACTGGAGATTGCCTCCCAAGGTGGAGACCATATCGGTGATATTTCCTACTATAACGGTAAAATATACGCTCCTATTGAAGACGGCAAAAACTATCAGCATCCTTACATCGCCCTCTATGATGTGAACACATTGAAATATACGGGTACATCCTATGCTTTACCGTTAAATCTGCATATTGGCGGTGTGCCTTGGGTAGCCGTTGATGCTGCTCGCGGTCAGGTCTACACAGCTCAGTGGAGTAATGCAAGCGTCTTGAATGTACTAAGTCTTGACGATATGCATGTGATCACAACCATTCCACTTTCCCAAAGTATTGATCGAATTCAAGGTGCCGAAGTGTACAACGGTGTTCTGTATGCTTCTACGGATAACGCAACCCAAACGGTTTATCAGATTGATCCGGAGACTGGAAACGTATCTGTTGCCTTTGATCGTAATCTGCCTAGTGGTACTGAAGCCCAAGGAATTGCTGTATTGCCTACCGCTGATGGTGCACAGCTCCATATTCTTGATGTAGGCTCGAATCGCATTAGTGTGAACTTTCGCCATTATGCATTTTAA
- a CDS encoding AraC family transcriptional regulator, with the protein MKEMEESSFAAAQPVLASDTFGWDKLQVSQWYSPQQAFTPSSESKYLIGIHCTAYYENYYTIHITPCNESLLCPWGRTSLYFLKIEITPAVLEEIARESGYLKEGHIQLDRKFHVKDSKLLQLGLWMLEELQNGGAKGKIYSDSLSNMLIIHLLQHYSSVIPQHSNRKTPANQEIFQVIQFMRERLEDEIQLTDLAGMANMSQSHFIRIFKQQTGYTPHNYLIRLRIERSKFLIRSGKIGLKEIASQVGFADQGHFTRLFKRETGLTPKLYANQSSSKPNHMIY; encoded by the coding sequence ATGAAAGAAATGGAAGAGTCGTCCTTTGCAGCTGCTCAGCCTGTCCTTGCAAGTGATACTTTTGGTTGGGATAAGCTTCAAGTTTCGCAATGGTATAGCCCGCAACAAGCTTTCACCCCATCCTCGGAGTCTAAATATTTAATAGGAATTCACTGCACAGCCTACTACGAAAATTACTACACCATTCATATTACCCCCTGTAATGAGAGTCTTCTTTGCCCTTGGGGCAGAACCTCGCTCTATTTTTTGAAAATAGAAATTACGCCAGCGGTACTCGAAGAGATTGCTCGTGAATCTGGTTATCTGAAGGAAGGCCATATCCAGTTGGACCGCAAATTTCATGTCAAGGATTCCAAGCTTCTGCAATTAGGGCTTTGGATGCTGGAGGAATTACAGAATGGCGGTGCCAAAGGAAAAATATATAGCGACTCTTTATCCAACATGTTAATTATTCACTTGTTACAACACTATTCTTCAGTGATTCCCCAGCATTCAAACCGAAAAACGCCAGCCAATCAAGAAATATTTCAGGTCATTCAATTTATGCGTGAGCGTTTAGAAGATGAGATTCAACTGACTGATCTCGCTGGCATGGCTAATATGAGCCAGTCGCATTTTATTCGGATTTTTAAACAACAGACAGGATATACACCCCATAATTATTTAATTCGTCTGAGAATCGAACGTTCTAAATTTCTAATTCGTTCCGGAAAAATTGGTTTGAAGGAAATTGCATCTCAGGTTGGTTTTGCCGATCAAGGTCATTTTACTAGATTATTCAAACGAGAAACCGGCCTAACCCCAAAGCTGTATGCGAATCAAAGCTCCTCCAAACCTAATCATATGATTTATTGA
- a CDS encoding methyl-accepting chemotaxis protein, producing MVKVTRTRLRLTIRKKLLVMSLTLLILPIGILGAVIYQISVKETNQLIESKLSSSVNLAVALIENLENSVQSGQLTEVEAQEQVRTLLLGNKNEDGTRPINQSIDLGPNGYFFILDNKGELLAHPKLEGDNIWDKQTSNGTFYIQDLIKAAQNGGGATYYKWPLPKSDGTGNAVGEEALKISYAKLSPSWGWVVAAGSYMQDYNTGQQTILKGIITTLIVCVVIGIAVIYIFAQHISRPIVRIAREAERIAQGDLSGKALTVRNRDEIGQLGISFNQLSGNIRQLVGNLTISSELLASSSKQLSSTLGETTAALVQTSSSMTEVANNSEKQASTTQETSQSMEEMVKEIQRVAEASTHAYQLSMQTLEEADKGNSLIINSSEQMNAVSNTVDDLGITVTSLNDQSQQIGTIVSTIKGISEQTNLLALNAAIEAARSGEQGRGFAVVASEVRKLAGQTSEAAERVSVMVEEIITSIGHAHHSMSKGQNEVAAGVQAIDDTGKAFERILQATRTIVDQVEQSSTAAQQMYMGSEQISAAVMEVEQVSLHSASAAQTVSAATLEQLASMEEIAASARKLQEGSNEMRALVNQFKLE from the coding sequence ATGGTAAAAGTTACACGTACAAGGTTGCGACTAACAATTCGGAAAAAACTGCTCGTGATGTCACTCACACTACTAATTCTTCCCATCGGAATATTAGGAGCAGTTATTTATCAGATTTCAGTCAAAGAAACGAATCAGCTCATTGAGAGTAAACTGAGTTCAAGCGTAAACCTGGCTGTCGCCTTAATTGAGAATTTGGAAAATTCCGTTCAATCGGGGCAGTTGACTGAAGTGGAAGCCCAAGAACAAGTACGGACCTTACTACTTGGAAACAAAAATGAGGATGGTACTCGGCCTATTAATCAATCAATTGATTTGGGTCCAAACGGCTATTTCTTTATATTAGATAACAAGGGGGAACTGCTTGCTCATCCCAAACTAGAGGGAGATAATATTTGGGATAAACAAACCTCAAACGGTACTTTTTACATACAGGATTTGATTAAAGCAGCACAGAACGGTGGTGGAGCTACTTACTATAAATGGCCGCTACCTAAATCGGATGGTACTGGAAACGCTGTAGGAGAAGAAGCGTTGAAAATATCTTATGCTAAACTATCGCCCTCTTGGGGCTGGGTCGTAGCAGCAGGCTCTTATATGCAAGACTATAATACCGGGCAACAAACCATTCTAAAGGGAATTATTACTACATTGATTGTATGCGTTGTCATCGGAATTGCTGTAATATACATATTTGCACAACATATTTCAAGACCGATTGTACGCATAGCCCGTGAAGCTGAACGGATCGCTCAAGGGGATCTAAGCGGTAAAGCATTGACTGTGCGCAATCGGGATGAGATCGGACAGCTCGGAATCAGCTTTAATCAATTATCGGGTAATATTCGGCAATTGGTTGGGAATTTAACCATAAGCTCGGAGTTATTAGCTTCTTCCTCCAAACAGTTGTCTTCAACGTTAGGTGAAACCACAGCGGCACTTGTTCAGACTTCATCCTCAATGACTGAAGTGGCGAACAATAGTGAGAAACAAGCTTCCACAACGCAGGAGACTTCCCAATCGATGGAGGAGATGGTAAAAGAGATTCAGCGAGTAGCTGAAGCCTCTACACATGCCTATCAGCTGTCGATGCAAACACTGGAAGAGGCTGATAAAGGAAACAGCCTTATCATTAACTCTTCCGAGCAAATGAACGCAGTAAGTAATACTGTTGATGATTTAGGGATCACCGTTACTAGTTTAAATGACCAGTCTCAACAAATAGGCACCATCGTCAGTACTATTAAAGGAATATCTGAGCAAACGAATCTATTAGCGCTTAATGCGGCAATTGAAGCTGCTCGATCAGGAGAACAAGGCAGGGGATTTGCAGTGGTAGCTAGTGAAGTCCGTAAGCTGGCAGGACAAACAAGTGAAGCAGCTGAAAGGGTTTCAGTCATGGTTGAAGAAATTATTACGAGTATAGGTCATGCCCATCATTCGATGAGTAAAGGCCAAAATGAAGTCGCAGCAGGGGTTCAAGCGATTGATGATACGGGTAAAGCATTTGAACGCATTTTGCAGGCCACCCGGACCATCGTAGATCAGGTGGAGCAATCATCGACCGCTGCACAACAGATGTACATGGGCTCCGAACAAATATCTGCTGCGGTGATGGAGGTCGAGCAGGTTTCATTGCACTCAGCTTCGGCTGCACAGACAGTATCTGCTGCCACTCTGGAGCAGCTTGCATCTATGGAGGAAATTGCCGCATCTGCTCGCAAGCTCCAAGAGGGTTCAAATGAGATGCGTGCTTTAGTAAATCAGTTTAAATTGGAATAG
- a CDS encoding glycoside hydrolase family 52 protein: protein MLHNKFFNAHHSPIGAFASFTLGFKGASGGFDLEMAKPPRQNIFIGLERTDGKGYDTLPFHEIGGDDESKRYDIENPDPNPDKENILFPFQDREISRDFQVATDSWSAGDLTFRILSPVRSVPDPETASVEEMKEVLLPAVLVELEVDNTSSATSRRAFFGFQGTDVYSGMRRLDDVSSEITGVGQGRFIAIAAEKGTTKSALHFTMEDILSEELQENWTFGLGRVGALIMDVPAGVKETYRFAICFHRSGYVTSGMDASYYYNRYFNNVEAVAEYALAKFDVLKQAAEKGNEMFNHANLSEDQTFMLAHAIRSYYGSTQLLDNKNKPFWIVNEGEYRMMNTFDLTVDQLFYELRLNPWTVCNELDMFVERFSYEDTVRFPGDDTEYPGGISFTHDMGVANVVSRPGYSSYELYGIDGCFSHMTHEQLVNWVLSAATYLEHTGDRSWMERNLSILEKCLDSMLNRDHPDPEQRNGVMALDSSRTMGGAEITTYDSLDVSLGQARNNIYLAGKCWAAYLAMEKIFAEYERAELSKTAGAGAEKCAATMVASVTADGYIPAVIGEGNDSKIIPAIEGLVFPYYTGCKEALDRNGRFAAYIGALDKHLHAVLKPGVCLFDDGGWKISSTSNNSWLSKIYLSQFIARNILGLEWDERGAAADRAHVAWLTHPELSIFSWSDQIISGEITGSKYYPRGVTAILWLDEK from the coding sequence ATGTTACATAATAAATTTTTTAATGCTCATCATTCACCGATCGGTGCATTTGCGAGTTTTACCTTAGGATTTAAAGGAGCTAGTGGTGGTTTCGATTTGGAGATGGCCAAACCTCCTAGACAGAATATATTCATAGGATTAGAACGCACTGATGGGAAAGGTTATGACACACTACCATTTCACGAGATTGGCGGAGATGACGAGAGCAAACGCTATGACATCGAGAATCCAGACCCCAATCCAGACAAGGAGAATATTCTGTTCCCTTTTCAAGATCGTGAGATTTCTAGAGATTTTCAAGTAGCTACAGACAGCTGGAGTGCGGGGGATCTGACCTTCCGGATTCTCTCGCCAGTTCGATCAGTACCAGATCCTGAAACTGCGTCTGTGGAAGAAATGAAGGAAGTGTTGCTGCCAGCAGTACTGGTTGAGCTCGAAGTGGATAACACCTCATCAGCTACCTCACGTCGCGCGTTCTTTGGTTTTCAGGGAACAGATGTGTATAGCGGAATGAGAAGACTGGATGATGTGTCATCTGAAATTACAGGCGTTGGACAAGGAAGATTTATTGCGATTGCTGCCGAGAAAGGCACTACAAAGTCCGCACTTCATTTCACGATGGAGGATATTCTAAGTGAAGAGCTTCAGGAAAATTGGACCTTTGGACTGGGTCGCGTGGGTGCTTTAATCATGGATGTTCCAGCCGGAGTAAAAGAAACGTACCGGTTTGCGATTTGTTTTCACCGTTCGGGTTATGTTACCTCTGGTATGGATGCTTCCTATTACTATAATCGCTATTTCAACAATGTTGAGGCAGTAGCCGAATATGCATTAGCTAAATTCGATGTTCTTAAACAAGCAGCGGAGAAAGGTAACGAGATGTTTAATCATGCAAACCTATCCGAAGATCAAACCTTTATGCTAGCGCATGCGATTCGTAGTTATTATGGTTCCACACAATTACTGGATAATAAAAATAAGCCGTTCTGGATCGTCAACGAAGGCGAATACCGGATGATGAATACCTTTGATCTGACCGTCGATCAGTTATTCTACGAGCTGCGTCTGAATCCTTGGACGGTTTGCAATGAGCTGGATATGTTCGTAGAAAGATTCAGCTATGAAGATACGGTACGTTTCCCTGGGGATGATACAGAGTATCCAGGTGGAATTAGCTTCACACATGATATGGGTGTAGCCAACGTAGTTTCACGTCCGGGCTATTCCTCCTATGAGTTATATGGCATTGATGGTTGCTTCTCTCATATGACACATGAACAATTGGTAAACTGGGTGCTGAGTGCGGCAACTTATCTTGAACACACAGGTGATCGGAGTTGGATGGAACGTAATCTGAGTATCTTGGAAAAGTGCTTGGATAGTATGTTAAATCGGGATCATCCAGATCCTGAGCAAAGAAACGGTGTTATGGCGCTAGATAGCTCACGTACGATGGGTGGAGCAGAGATTACTACCTATGATAGTCTGGATGTCTCTTTAGGTCAGGCTCGCAACAATATTTACTTGGCAGGAAAATGCTGGGCGGCTTACTTAGCTATGGAGAAAATATTTGCAGAGTATGAGCGTGCGGAGCTGTCCAAAACAGCAGGGGCAGGGGCAGAGAAATGCGCCGCAACGATGGTGGCAAGCGTTACAGCAGATGGATATATCCCGGCTGTGATTGGAGAAGGTAACGACTCCAAGATCATTCCGGCTATCGAGGGTCTTGTATTCCCATACTATACGGGTTGTAAGGAAGCTCTTGATCGCAATGGACGGTTCGCCGCATATATCGGCGCACTCGACAAGCATCTTCATGCGGTGTTGAAGCCGGGCGTTTGCTTATTTGATGACGGCGGTTGGAAAATCTCATCCACTAGCAATAACAGCTGGCTTAGCAAAATCTATCTCTCGCAGTTCATCGCCCGCAACATTCTGGGACTGGAATGGGATGAACGAGGAGCGGCAGCAGATCGCGCTCATGTGGCATGGCTTACCCATCCAGAATTATCGATCTTCAGCTGGAGTGATCAAATTATTTCCGGGGAGATTACAGGCAGTAAATATTATCCTCGTGGAGTAACAGCGATATTGTGGTTGGATGAGAAGTAG
- a CDS encoding AraC family transcriptional regulator, whose product MISNDPAFHNSIDGQMSPDIQAAFHIFAAHWRKVNSDWQYPVHTHPMFEINIVLQGEQQMTVGNKSFIQKSGDILFIRPGVEHSSMGSNADCDMTYYCLHFDIDDLILRRALLTADAVSLSGNTPELLAIRSALDVIINSSILSESKDTHRNRLITLHASLQLLTALSGWVLSEMPLPSDTEATENTVALANAIEGLLQESVSTAASTGERGGGIEDIAAKLGYSTTHCNRAFHQIYGMSPRQYLSRLIIRHAKLLLMDNSLSVESVAQRLGYRDVSHFSKQFKRWTGLPPMGYRRLTANPSTL is encoded by the coding sequence ATGATCTCGAATGATCCCGCCTTCCATAATTCTATTGACGGTCAGATGTCACCAGACATTCAAGCAGCCTTTCATATCTTCGCCGCACATTGGAGAAAAGTAAATTCGGATTGGCAATATCCTGTACACACTCATCCGATGTTTGAGATTAATATTGTCCTTCAAGGTGAGCAACAAATGACGGTAGGCAATAAGTCTTTTATACAGAAAAGCGGCGATATTTTATTCATTCGTCCCGGTGTTGAGCATAGTAGTATGGGTTCAAATGCTGACTGTGACATGACTTATTACTGCCTGCATTTTGATATCGATGATCTGATTTTGCGGCGTGCCTTACTTACAGCAGATGCTGTTAGTCTCAGCGGAAACACCCCCGAACTGCTGGCCATCCGTTCCGCGCTAGATGTAATCATTAACTCTTCCATCTTGTCAGAGTCTAAAGACACACATAGAAATCGCTTGATCACACTGCATGCTTCACTGCAGCTTCTGACCGCGCTCAGCGGTTGGGTGCTTTCGGAAATGCCTCTCCCATCAGATACAGAAGCTACAGAAAATACAGTTGCCCTGGCTAACGCTATTGAAGGACTATTGCAGGAATCCGTCTCCACCGCTGCCAGCACAGGCGAAAGAGGTGGCGGTATTGAGGACATTGCTGCCAAGCTCGGATATAGCACTACTCACTGTAATCGTGCTTTTCATCAAATCTATGGGATGTCACCAAGGCAATATTTATCACGCTTAATCATTCGACACGCCAAACTGCTGCTGATGGATAATAGTCTATCTGTCGAATCGGTTGCTCAACGACTGGGGTACCGTGATGTGTCCCATTTCAGCAAACAATTCAAACGCTGGACAGGTCTCCCGCCAATGGGCTACCGCCGTTTAACTGCGAATCCAAGCACACTTTAA
- a CDS encoding carbohydrate ABC transporter permease has product MTMQTRRRVGQIALFMVTLVVAILFFFPIFFNLMSAFKSNAEIMKDAIAFPKTLYLDSFKYLLTKTEFPRAILNSLILTAVSIAAQVLIIPMAGYAIERRNTRWTRFMFVYFLAGMMIPFQAYMIPLFKELRMLGLYGSLAGPILIYVAGAVGFGCLLYTSFVKGIPREIEEAAEIDGCSRYGIFWRIVFPLLGPVTASMVVLNGLGIWNDFLMPMLVLPSGQAKTMVVEIYRYIGEFSSRWDMIFAGTAMSVVPVLIVFIALQKYFVKGIASGATKG; this is encoded by the coding sequence ATGACGATGCAGACACGCAGAAGAGTTGGGCAAATCGCACTTTTTATGGTTACCTTAGTAGTGGCTATTCTATTTTTCTTTCCTATTTTCTTTAATTTGATGTCGGCCTTTAAGAGTAATGCAGAGATCATGAAGGATGCCATTGCTTTTCCGAAAACCCTTTATCTGGACAGCTTTAAATACCTGTTAACAAAAACAGAGTTTCCACGAGCGATTCTGAACAGTCTGATTCTGACAGCGGTGTCTATCGCCGCGCAGGTCTTGATCATTCCCATGGCAGGGTATGCCATTGAACGTAGAAATACTAGATGGACTCGATTTATGTTCGTATATTTTTTGGCCGGAATGATGATTCCTTTTCAGGCGTATATGATTCCTTTGTTCAAAGAGCTTAGAATGCTAGGATTGTACGGTAGCCTTGCGGGACCCATTCTTATTTATGTAGCCGGTGCGGTAGGTTTCGGATGTCTGCTGTATACCAGTTTTGTCAAAGGAATACCTAGAGAAATTGAAGAAGCGGCAGAGATTGATGGCTGTTCTCGGTACGGGATATTTTGGAGAATTGTTTTCCCGCTATTAGGGCCTGTTACGGCAAGCATGGTTGTCTTGAACGGACTTGGAATCTGGAATGATTTCTTGATGCCGATGCTGGTATTACCTTCAGGACAGGCCAAGACGATGGTTGTGGAAATTTACCGTTATATCGGAGAATTCTCTTCACGTTGGGATATGATTTTTGCGGGAACAGCGATGTCGGTGGTGCCTGTATTGATTGTGTTTATCGCTTTGCAGAAGTACTTTGTGAAGGGGATTGCGTCGGGAGCGACGAAGGGGTAA
- a CDS encoding carbohydrate ABC transporter permease, producing the protein MATSAVNADKSLIATLKLKKKKKKWQSYALLFILPSFILYTMFVIVPTVGSVYLSFTSWDGISDDVRYIGFANFVEIWNSPRVHNALKNTMIMTLSLVVLENIAAIAMAMMVDKVRWFRNLFRSVFYFPTLLSGIVMGFVWAMILNYNFGVFNQILESARLGSWIVDWLGNPKYAMLSIILSTVWKGAGYYMIIYLAGLQGIPQELNEAASIDGAGGWQQFRHITFPLLAGSMTVCMVLSMISALKIFDQIAVMTDGGPGFETETLTYIIYKVGFGELRQGFGTALAMVLFLIILIITVFQVKVLQKREVQL; encoded by the coding sequence ATGGCTACATCCGCAGTAAATGCTGACAAGTCATTGATTGCCACGTTAAAGCTCAAAAAGAAAAAGAAGAAATGGCAGTCTTACGCTCTACTGTTCATATTACCCTCATTTATTCTATACACCATGTTCGTTATCGTCCCAACGGTAGGAAGTGTCTATTTAAGCTTTACTTCATGGGATGGTATCAGCGATGACGTCCGCTATATCGGTTTTGCTAACTTCGTGGAAATTTGGAATAGTCCAAGGGTGCATAATGCGCTGAAAAATACGATGATCATGACCCTTTCACTAGTTGTTCTAGAGAATATTGCAGCTATTGCAATGGCTATGATGGTCGATAAGGTACGCTGGTTCCGTAATTTATTCAGAAGTGTGTTTTATTTCCCTACACTGCTGAGTGGGATCGTAATGGGCTTTGTGTGGGCGATGATTCTGAATTACAACTTTGGTGTATTTAATCAGATTCTGGAGTCTGCCCGTCTCGGAAGCTGGATTGTAGATTGGTTGGGCAATCCTAAATATGCGATGCTGTCAATAATTTTGTCTACCGTTTGGAAAGGCGCGGGTTATTATATGATCATTTATCTCGCTGGATTGCAAGGTATTCCGCAGGAATTGAATGAAGCGGCAAGCATTGATGGAGCAGGGGGCTGGCAACAATTCCGGCATATCACCTTTCCGCTGCTTGCGGGGTCAATGACTGTATGTATGGTACTATCGATGATCAGCGCCTTGAAGATTTTTGATCAGATTGCTGTCATGACCGATGGTGGTCCGGGCTTTGAGACGGAGACGTTAACTTATATTATTTATAAAGTTGGGTTTGGTGAATTAAGACAAGGCTTTGGTACGGCGCTGGCCATGGTCTTGTTCTTAATCATACTGATCATTACAGTCTTTCAAGTGAAGGTTCTCCAGAAGCGGGAGGTGCAGCTCTAA